In Lolium perenne isolate Kyuss_39 chromosome 5, Kyuss_2.0, whole genome shotgun sequence, the sequence tcgtctgtcctgaaatgttactaagagcaggccaatcattgatggttacgaatagcaacgctcgtaggtcaaattcttgttcggtgtgctcatcccacacatgtACACCTGGttcggcccacaactccaaaagttcatcaactaatggccttaggtacacatcaatgtcgttgccgggctgctttgggccttggataagcactggcatcataatgaacttccgcttcatgcacaaccaaggaggaaggttgtagatacatagagtcacgggccaggtgctgtgactgcagctctgctccccaaaaggattcaagcCATCTGTAtttagaccaaaccataagttccttgcctcacctgcaaaatccgggaacactctctcgatgtttctccactgccgaccatcagcggggtgcctcaacatcgcgtctttctaatgttcttccatgtgccatcgcaacaacttggcatgctctttgtttctgaacaaacgtttcaaccgtggtattatgggagcataccacatcaccttcgcaggaactctcttcctgggtggctcgctctCAACATCACCATGGTCATctcttctgatcttataccgcaatgcaccacatatcgggcatttattcaaattctcatacttctcaccgcggtagaggatatagtcattaatgcatgcatgtatcttctgcacatctaatcctagagggcagacaagcttctttcctTCATACGTACTGGCGGGAAATTCGTTCTTTCTTGGAAGCAGCTTTTTTAATATTATCAGCAatttttcaaatcctgagtcagtcacaccggcctctgccttccatttcagcaattccaatatgctacccagcttttctgcccatcttcacaacctgggtacaacaatttttggtggtcctctaacatcttgtcgaactgcaacctctccttatctgtgccacagtctctccttgcatcagaaatggcccgatgaagatcatcatcaccaggctcatctggtgcccgttcttcacctccttcttctttgtcttccattgcggtatcatcgaaTTCAGAGAATATAGATCGGTACTtgtcatcgttatcttcttcttcatcgccgtcttctatcataaccccttcttctccgtgcttggtccaaacattatagccggACATGAATCCGTACCGAAGCAGGtgtctcttaatgtctcttgagcaagagtaatccttctcattcttacatttcagacatggacaacaaataaaaccttgcttcgacttgttggcctcggccacaagcaggaaagatttCACGCCCTCTCTAAAAGCGGGAtcgcatcggttaccgtacatccatggatgactcatctgcaccataagtacaattatgtatcagatgcaatcaccatgctaaaattagtattgtgccggactatgtatacgagaaaatagttgctaaccttttaggatcaaaaagaggagaaatcttatcaaataaaatcaagtggcatcctcacaaacatttcatcaaacacctcttgtgcacatgaagaaaaaaagagctagcataaacctccacctttcaccaccaaggaaaaaaatgtagggaggtggGGGCTGGCTGTGTATACATAGGCCTGGACCTTTACCGGGACAAAAGGGGTGCCAGCAGGCCGCAGAAAGCCTCAGACCCTTTTATCCCGGCCCGTGGCACGACTCGCGACAAAAGGATCCTAACGGACCGGGACAAAAGGCCCCGTGCCCTCCAGCtgctttcggggcgacgtggccaggccatttgtcccaGCTCCAGACTGGGCCGGGACAAAAGGCCtggacgaaaccctagttttctacTAGTGGGTCTTGTAACTATAAGCAAAGTAATGTACGAGAAATGCGCGGTCAAAAATCGGTTTTGGACAGTCAAAATATGCCCTGTATTTCTCAAAGGAGGGAGTGCCTACTTTTTTTTGCGAGGGGAAACGAGAATTATATTAAGGAGTAACGTGATTACAATCAGTACTCAAGAGATGAACAATACAGCTTGGATTCTCAGCTCGCCAAATCGCCGAACTGTTAACTCTCCTAGCGTATTGCGCCAACTCATGAGCAATAGTATTTTGCCCCCTCATTCCCTTGACAATATTCACCTCTCTACTCCTTGCCATCAGGTCTTTGCAATCTTGAACTACTCCTGACCAACTTGATCTGTTGGAGCCTGAAGCCGTCAGGGCCGCCACACACTCGCTGGAATCGGTCTCCATTACAATCGGTTCACTGAACCGGAGGGATTgcctacttttatagttttaCCACAAGTTCAGTTAAGGACGAAGAAAGTTTTATCTGGAAAAAAAGGACGAAGAAAATAAGCAGATAAAAATGTTATCTTCACCTTTGTCTCGGTTGCAGTGGCCTGTGGTGTTGTGTAGCAAAATGCATTGATTCGAATCTCCTTGATGTTCGAGGGCTCATTGTCTTGTATTCTGTAGATGGAGATAGTACCCTGTGCAAAAGTAAACACTCCAGTCCCACCGACAATAGCCCATTCGCCTTCGATCTTATTTTGATTTCCTATTGCCTTAAAACTGGACCCTCGGAACCTAATTGAGGAACATGAAGCAATCCAGTAAGCTTGCAATGGATGCACCAAAAATCAAGTCCGATGACTAGCTATGTGCATGCCACAAATTAATATGGTGCATAGAAAGCATAAATTGTATAGAAGGGTGACTTTTGAAGTACTGGAGATCAACATTACGTGCCAAACCTTTCATCGATAAACACTATGCTGCTCCAATGGAACCAGTCATCACCGTTCATACTAGTCTCGGCATGCAGGCCTTGTGCACGTGCAACAATCTTCGCGCTGGGGCCAAGACCATCATGTATGGGATAGTCATGAACATTGGTGTAACCAAACAGCATTGGCTGCTTTGGATCTGCTATATTTATTTGGTTATGGTTAGGTCCATGGATGGTTTGGTGCATGTACAAATTTAGACTATATTCAGTTCCCAGGGACTGTGGGGTGACAGGACCACTCTGTGCATTAGTCATGGAAAGGCTGCCGACATTTGAGGTTGCATTGGATTCATCCTTTAACAACCTGTCCTTGAAAGGCTGCAAACAAATAAAGGCGTAGCTCTTTTTAGCGTTAATACAAATATTTTTATGTAGTAGAAGAAAGGAATTAGACAGCTAGGGTACTCTAGGTCATATTGTAGCTTTATACTCTTgccgttgagtaatgttattgaaAGTAAACAGTAAAAAGGACAAGTGAGACGCAGATTCTAAGGAAAAGAAATAATGGAATTAAAATTACATACTACATCTATCTTCATAAACCTTCCATTATTTTAGTGGGATATGAACTACTATATGTATGTACGATGTTATAGAAGTATTTATAAAATGTAGCCCTGTTCAAATTGTATCCAAGGCAAAATGTGATAATCCTTTTTATTCAATCATAAACAATTCATACATGGGGTTTAGTGCGCAGTTCGGATTAAAAAAAATTAGCCCGTATAATTTCACAAGTAGATGACTGGCAAAAGAActgcgtgaagaaaaatttaagagCTTAGTCCTACTGTTCATCTTATCACAACATATAACAGTAAGATAGTTCACCTCCATATTGAAATCTTGACCGTAGTGTCATCAATCATGATATCATACACATGCATGTGATGCAAAAATTGTTACCTACTTGTATAGTTTACTTAAGTGCAGTTAAGGACGACGAAAGTAAGCACAAAAACATGTTATCATAACCTTTATCTTTGTTGGAGTGGTCTGTGGTGTTCGGCAAAATGCTCTAATTCGAATCTCCTTGGTGTTTGAGGGCCCATTGTCTTGCATTCTGTAAATGGAGATAGTACCCTGTGCAAAAGTAAACACTCCAGTCCCTCCGACAATAGCCCATTGGCCTTTGATCTTATTTTGATTTCCTATTGCCTTAAAACTGGACCCCCGGAACCTAATTCAGGAATATGAAGCAATCCAGTAAGCTTGCAATGGATGCACCAAAAATAAAGTCCGATGACTAGCAGTGTGCATGACACAAATTAATATTGTGCATAGAAAGCATAAATTTTATAGAAGGGCGACGTTTGAAGTACTGGAGATCAACATTATGTGCCAAACCTTTCATCGATAAACACTATGCTGCTCCAATGGAACCAGTCATCATCGTTCATACTAGTCTCGGCATGCAGGCCTTGTGCACGTGCAACAATCTTCGCGCTGGGGCCAAGACCATCATGTATGGGATAGTCATGAACATTGGTGTAACCAAACAGCATTGGCTGCTTTGGATCTGCTATATTTATTTGGTTATGGTTAGGTCCATGGATGGTTTGGTGCATGTACAAATTTAGACTATATTCAGTTCCCTGGGACTGTGGGGTGACAGGACCACTCTGTGCATTAGCCATGGAAAGGCTGCCGACATTTGAGGCTGCATTGGATTCATCCTTTAACAACCTGTCCTTGAAAGGCTGCAAACAAATGGAGTAGCTCTTCTTAGCGTTAATATATACATTTTTATTTAGAAGAAAGGAATTAGACAGGCAGACAGCTAGGGTACTCTAGAGCATAACAGTATACTTCTCTTCCGTAGTGTTAGTACAAGTCAACCGTGAAAAAGACTAATGAGTCACTGAGTCTCAGAGGAAATAATGGAATTAAATTAACATGAACTGACATATTACACCTACTACAGGTAATGTACATGCGATGAATGGATACCTTCATGAACCTTTTTTTTAATTTGATATGGAGGCATGTTAAGGAGAATGAAATACACAAGTGAACTTTGCTACAAGTGTTGAAAAAGAAATTGTGATGCCTTCAGGAAAAATCTAAGAAGCTTTATTGTTTCAAGTGTTGCTCCAAGGGTCACCAATCCTTTGATTGTTCTGCAGTCCTATTTTGTGATATTTGTGAAGGTGATGATCATGTTGTTCAACGATGCCCGGTGCTTAAGGAACCACGGATGATTGCACAATCGGTGGGGTAAGCGGCCGAGGGCCTGGGTTTTTACTATATTCCTCATGCTCCAATTCCAGATATCAAGAACGATCGCAAGACTGCTTTAATCAAGGTGATTGGCGGGAAGATATCTACAGAACAGCTTATCAAACACCTTCAGTTGTTGGTTCCCGGAAAGTGGAATTGGGAAATTCAAGAGCAAGATGAGAGGTTTTTTGTGGTTCCTTTTCCATCGAAGGCTGAACTTCAGAGAACCATTGCATACGGAGGTGCAGAGATAAAAGAGCTGGGAATTCAGCTAAAATTTGAAGAGTTCGCTGCAGTTCAGGAGGGCATGGTGTTGCCAATGTTTGGATGAAGGTAAAAGGGTTATCAAAGGAGTTGCG encodes:
- the LOC127319750 gene encoding uncharacterized protein isoform X8; protein product: MNTAPVAPKPVSLHLLEELTNNFSPDRKLGGGTYGDVYLGEHKNGEKIAVKVLKEGLDLNDEEFQKEYHNLANLQHKNVVRLVGYCHETKKEFLPYNGRVVFVDTIKRMLCFDYMHNGSLDSFIYDEFNDHNWCTRYAIIKGICEGLEYLHEKLKPPMYHLDLKPENILLDENMSPKIADFGVSRLFLEEKTRKTNTALGTLGYIPPEYIKEALISIKFDIFSLGVVIIQIMMGREGYFRSEEMSSQQFVDLVHTDWMNRLQAISVDVYSVQVRRCIEIALSCVEADRHKRPSIGLIVSTLNKTESCLQILDALRNDSASPINQASSSVSKLVDEVQSMAVSAAPSHSQLQQIMSVPKGPGETSTEPFKDRLLKDESNAASNVGSLSMANAQSGPVTPQSQGTEYSLNLYMHQTIHGPNHNQINIADPKQPMLFGYTNVHDYPIHDGLGPSAKIVARAQGLHAETSMNDDDWFHWSSIVFIDERFRGSSFKAIGNQNKIKGQWAIVGGTGVFTFAQGTISIYRMQDNGPSNTKEIRIRAFCRTPQTTPTKIKPFKDRLLKDESNATSNVGSLSMTNAQSGPVTPQSLGTEYSLNLYMHQTIHGPNHNQINIADPKQPMLFGYTNVHDYPIHDGLGPSAKIVARAQGLHAETSMNGDDWFHWSSIVFIDERFGTFRGSSFKAIGNQNKIEGEWAIVGGTGVFTFAQGTISIYRIQDNEPSNIKEIRINAFCYTTPQATATETKAIPPVQ